From the genome of Acipenser ruthenus chromosome 14, fAciRut3.2 maternal haplotype, whole genome shotgun sequence, one region includes:
- the LOC117419769 gene encoding leucine-rich repeat-containing protein 4-like — MSLLWQVTVHRTWNASLLFVVYLMVRTWSLCAASAGPQNCPSVCSCSNQFSKVVCTRRSLREVPQGIPSNTRYLNLMENNIQMIQADTFRNLHHLEVLQLGRNSIRQIEVGAFNGLTSLNTLELFDNRLTVIPSGAFEYLSKLRELWLRNNPIESIPSYAFNRVPSLMRLDLGELRKLEYISEGAFEGLYNLKYLNLGMCNIREMPNLNPLVGLEELEMSENLFPEIKPGSFQGLKSLKKLWIMNSQINLIERNAFDDLTALVELNLAHNNLTSLPHDLFSPLRYLVELHLHHNPWNCDCDIVWLSWWLREYIPTNSTCCGRCHSPPYMRGKYLVEVERSTFQCSAPFIVDAPRDVNISEERVAELKCRTASMSSVRWLLPNGTILSHGSNHPRISVLNDGTLNFSCVLLTDTGIYTCMVTNVAGNSNASAYLNVSTAELNTSNLSYFTTVTVEIVEPTSEDIPPKIKAVTTPSTEYKPAFISTPTVLLHNTKTPKQVSVLTSNGTERPPASLDEVMKTTKIIIGCFVAVTLLAAVMLIVFYKLRKRHQLRSTVAAARTIEIIQVDEDVPTAASATSIPGEGAVVLPTIHDHMNYNTYKPAHGVHWTENSIGNSLHTTASTITTIHEPYIIQTHTKEKVQETQI, encoded by the coding sequence ATGAGTCTCTTGTGGCAGGTAACTGTGCACCGTACCTGGAATGCCTCCCTGCTTTTTGTAGTCTACCTCATGGTACGAACGTGGAGTCTGTGTGCAGCTTCTGCCGGACCCCAGAATTGCCCCTCAGTCTGTTCGTGCAGTAACCAGTTTAGTAAAGTGGTCTGCACACGCCGCAGTCTCAGGGAGGTCCCTCAAGGGATCCCCTCAAATACTCGGTACCTCAACCTGATGGAGAACAACATTCAAATGATCCAGGCAGACACTTTCCGGAACCTCCACCACCTGGAAGTGCTGCAGTTGGGGAGGAACTCCATTCGCCAGATAGAGGTTGGTGCTTTTAATGGTTTGACCAGTTTGAACACACTGGAGCTGTTTGATAACCGCTTAACAGTTATTCCAAGTGGAGCATTTGAGTATTTGTCCAAACTGCGGGAGTTATGGCTCAGGAATAACCCCATTGAGAGCATACCCTCTTACGCTTTCAATCGTGTGCCATCTTTAATGCGTTTGGATTTGGGCGAGTTAAGAAAACTGGAGTATATATCAGAAGGTGCTTTTGAGGGATTATACAACTTGAAATACCTTAATCTTGGAATGTGTAACATTAGAGAAATGCCAAACCTCAACCCATTAGTTGGGCTGGAGGAACTAGAGATGTCTGAAAATCTTTTTCCTGAAATCAAACCTGGATCTTTTCAGGGTCTTAAATCTCTGAAAAAACTCTGGATTATGAACTCACAAATCAACCTGATTGAACGGAATGCTTTTGATGACCTCACAGCACTGGTGGAATTGAACCTGGCCCATAATAACCTGACCTCTTTGCCCCATGACCTTTTTTCACCCCTGAGATACCTTGTAGAATTACATCTGCACCACAATCCGTGGAACTGTGACTGTGACATTGTTTGGCTTTCATGGTGGCTGCGTGAATACATCCCCACAAACTCGACATGCTGCGGCCGCTGCCACTCTCCACCCTATATGAGGGGCAAATACTTAGTGGAAGTTGAACGGAGCACTTTCCAGTGTTCAGCCCCCTTTATTGTGGACGCTCCTCGGGATGTAAACATCTCAGAAGAACGAGTGGCCGAGCTCAAGTGTCGCACGGCCTCCATGTCTTCTGTTAGGTGGTTGCTGCCAAATGGCACAATATTAAGTCACGGGTCAAATCACCCACGAATATCAGTTCTAAATGATGGAACACTAAACTTCTCATGTGTTTTGTTAACGGATACTGGGATCTACACATGCATGGTCACCAATGTGGCGGGAAATTCAAATGCCTCGGCCTATCTCAACGTCAGCACCGCTGAGCTGAATACGTCCAATTTGAGCTACTTCACGACTGTCACGGTGGAAATTGTAGAACCAACATCAGAGGACATTCCGCCAAAGATCAAGGCAGTTACAACGCCGTCTACGGAATACAAACCAGCATTTATATCCACTCCTACTGTTCTGCTCCACAACACCAAGACGCCAAAACAGGTGTCAGTCCTCACTTCGAACGGCACAGAAAGACCACCTGCTAGCTTGGATGAGGTCATGAAGACCACCAAAATCATCATTGGCTGCTTCGTGGCGGTCACCCTTCTGGCCGCTGTTATGTTAATAGTATTTTACAAACTGCGCAAGCGACACCAGTTGAGGAGCACAGTCGCCGCTGCCAGGACTATAGAGATTATCCAAGTGGACGAGGATGTTCCCACAGCAGCATCAGCCACCAGTATACCGGGAGAAGGGGCGGTTGTATTACCCACCATCCATGACCACATGAACTACAACACCTACAAACCAGCACATGGGGTGCACTGGACAGAGAACAGCATTGGCAACTCTCTTCACACCACGGCCAGCACCATCACCACTATTCATGAGCCCTATATAATACAAACTCACACCAAGGAGAAGGTACAGGAGACACAGATTTAA